A genomic window from Streptomyces sp. MST-110588 includes:
- a CDS encoding M4 family metallopeptidase, whose translation MLAVGAQTGASTAAPAQAAKSFAKPDPGALPVKLSPSQRAELIRDAGATTAQTAKKLSLGAKEKLVVKDVSKDVDGTTHTRYERTYAGLPVLGGDLIVHETRSGKVEGVTKAVASQLKVDGTTAKIAPAAAESKAVKAAQAQGSKKTTASKDPRKVIWVADGKPLLAYETVVGGLQDDGTPNELHVITNANTGAKIFQYQAIENGVGNSQYSGKVTIGTAPSYTMTDTTRGNHKTYNLNHGTSGTGTLFTDPDDVWGDGTPQNAQTAGVDAHYGAALTWDYYKNVHGRTGIRGDGVGAYSRVHYGNNYVNAFWSDDCFCMTYGDGQGNVKPLTSIDVAAHEMTHGVTSATANLTYSGESGGLNEGTSDIFAAAVEFNANNSADPGDYLVGEKIDINGNGTPLRYMDKPSKDGRSKDYWYSGIGNVDVHYSSGVANHFFYLLSEGSGAKDINGVHYDSPTYDNLPVPGIGRANAEKIWFKALSQYMSANTNYAAARTATLRAAADLFGQDSSTYNTVANTWAAVNVGSRVPDGGVSVTNPGDQTSTVNQPASLQIKATSSNSGALKYAASGLPAGLSINASTGLISGTPTATGTSSVTVTVTDSANKTGSTSFKWTVNPAGGGNVFENTDDVPIPDAGAAVTSPINVTRSGNAPSNLKVDVDIVHTYRGDLVIDLVAPDGTAYRLKNSNASDSADNVKATYTVDASKRAANGVWKLRVQDVYAQDTGYINSWRLTF comes from the coding sequence ATGCTCGCCGTCGGCGCGCAGACCGGCGCCAGCACGGCCGCCCCGGCACAGGCCGCCAAGTCCTTCGCCAAGCCCGACCCGGGCGCGCTGCCCGTCAAGCTGTCCCCGTCCCAGCGTGCGGAGCTGATACGGGACGCGGGCGCCACCACCGCACAGACCGCGAAGAAGCTGAGTCTGGGCGCGAAGGAGAAGCTGGTCGTCAAGGACGTGTCCAAGGACGTCGACGGCACCACCCACACCCGCTACGAGCGCACCTACGCCGGACTGCCGGTACTCGGCGGCGACCTGATCGTCCACGAGACCAGGAGCGGCAAGGTCGAAGGCGTCACCAAGGCCGTGGCCTCCCAGCTCAAGGTGGACGGCACCACGGCGAAGATCGCGCCGGCCGCCGCCGAGTCCAAGGCCGTCAAGGCGGCGCAGGCGCAGGGGTCCAAGAAGACCACCGCGTCCAAGGACCCGCGCAAGGTGATCTGGGTCGCCGACGGCAAGCCCCTTCTGGCGTACGAGACGGTCGTCGGCGGCCTCCAGGACGACGGCACGCCCAACGAGCTGCACGTCATCACCAACGCCAACACCGGCGCCAAGATCTTCCAGTACCAGGCGATCGAGAACGGCGTCGGCAACAGCCAGTACAGCGGCAAGGTCACCATCGGGACCGCGCCCTCGTACACGATGACCGACACCACGCGCGGCAACCACAAGACCTACAACCTCAACCACGGGACGTCCGGGACCGGCACGCTGTTCACCGACCCCGACGACGTGTGGGGCGACGGCACTCCGCAGAACGCCCAGACCGCCGGCGTGGACGCGCACTACGGCGCGGCGCTGACCTGGGACTACTACAAGAACGTGCATGGCCGCACCGGTATCCGGGGGGACGGCGTCGGCGCGTACAGCCGGGTCCACTACGGCAACAACTACGTCAACGCCTTCTGGTCGGACGACTGCTTCTGCATGACGTACGGTGACGGCCAGGGCAACGTCAAGCCGCTGACCTCGATCGACGTCGCGGCCCACGAGATGACCCACGGCGTCACCTCCGCCACCGCCAACCTCACCTACAGCGGCGAGTCCGGCGGTCTGAACGAGGGCACCTCCGACATCTTCGCGGCGGCGGTGGAGTTCAACGCCAACAACTCCGCGGACCCGGGTGACTACCTCGTCGGCGAGAAGATCGACATCAACGGCAACGGCACGCCGCTGCGTTACATGGACAAGCCCAGCAAGGACGGCCGGTCCAAGGACTACTGGTACTCGGGCATCGGCAACGTCGACGTCCACTACTCCTCGGGCGTGGCCAACCACTTCTTCTACCTGCTCTCCGAGGGCAGCGGCGCCAAGGACATCAACGGCGTCCACTACGACAGCCCGACCTACGACAACCTCCCGGTCCCCGGCATCGGCCGGGCCAACGCCGAGAAGATCTGGTTCAAGGCGCTCAGCCAGTACATGAGCGCGAACACCAACTATGCCGCGGCCCGCACCGCAACGCTGCGCGCCGCCGCCGACCTCTTCGGCCAGGACAGCAGCACGTACAACACCGTCGCCAACACCTGGGCCGCGGTCAACGTCGGCTCGCGGGTGCCCGACGGCGGCGTGTCCGTCACCAACCCGGGCGACCAGACCAGCACCGTCAACCAGCCGGCCAGCCTGCAGATCAAGGCGACCAGCAGCAACAGCGGCGCGCTGAAGTACGCGGCCTCCGGTCTGCCCGCCGGGCTGTCGATCAACGCGAGCACCGGTCTGATCTCCGGTACGCCCACCGCCACCGGCACCAGCAGCGTGACGGTCACGGTCACCGACTCGGCGAACAAGACAGGCAGCACCAGCTTCAAGTGGACGGTCAACCCGGCCGGCGGCGGCAATGTCTTCGAGAACACCGACGACGTCCCGATCCCGGACGCGGGTGCGGCCGTCACCTCGCCGATCAACGTCACCCGCAGCGGCAACGCGCCGAGCAACCTGAAGGTGGACGTGGACATCGTCCACACCTACCGCGGTGACCTGGTCATCGACCTGGTGGCGCCGGACGGCACCGCCTACCGCCTGAAGAACTCCAACGCCTCGGACTCGGCGGACAACGTGAAGGCCACGTACACCGTCGACGCCTCCAAGAGGGCCGCCAACGGCGTATGGAAGCTGCGGGTCCAGGACGTCTACGCGCAGGACACCGGCTACATCAACAGTTGGAGGCTGACCTTCTGA